Proteins encoded together in one Pongo abelii isolate AG06213 chromosome 8, NHGRI_mPonAbe1-v2.0_pri, whole genome shotgun sequence window:
- the LOC129048488 gene encoding uncharacterized protein LOC129048488: MTASYQSYHTAAPQGNRVLPSGCSDTTSQLRPTRAVSRARATTHALGPLHVNGIFLLHARPPTARRSGLPHAPCPPGPQPPFLTWACGAAPTATRQPQQPRQLGPLRACRHSSLSNPTCAREPAHWSFALRLGPLPVFQGTDSPLPRTPLFTGCTRNMAPPPAFDEGLRKLPLMAEDKGEPMCARQRKRERWEVPGSFPRPVLMRTKILGLDPDTQMPSEMDLEGHANVCSLLSFTPRPSRLSGCLTPLQLESSSNGLPGLSRYFELAISSARRSCVFSGIPLQKISEYEPMPSDVASAQLLTRLFLGPSRANNLFM, encoded by the exons ATGACGGCTTCTTACCAATCATACCACACGGCTGCTCCTCAGGGA AATCGGGTCCTGCCCTCGGGCTGCAGCGACACTACCTCACAGCTCAGGCCCACCCGGGcagtctcccgggccagggccacAACCCACGCCTTGGGCCCCCTGCACGTCAACGGCATCTTCCTTCTTCACGCCCGCCCTCCCACAGCCCGGCGCAGCGGCCTCCCGCACGCCCCCTGCCCACCTGGCCCCCAGCCACCTTTCCTCACCTGGGCCTGCGGGGCCGCCCCAACTGCCACGAGGCAACCCCAGCAGCCTCGCCAGTTGGGTCCACTCCGAGCCTGCCGGCATTCGTCGCTATCCAATCCCACCTGCGCCCGCGAGCCTGCGCACTGGAGCTTTGCCCTGCGCCTCGGCCCTCTACCGGTCTTCCAAGGCACTGATAGCCCATTGCCGCGGACGCCGCT tttcacaggctgtacaagaaacatggCACCACCACCCGCTTttgatgagggcctcaggaagcttccactcatggcagaagacaaaggagagcCAATGTGTgcaagacagaggaagagagagaggtgggaggtgccaggctcttttccacgaccagttctcatgagaacaaaga TCCTTGGTCTTGATCCGGATACCCAGATGCCCTCTGAGATGGACCTTGAGGGCCATGCCAATGTCTGCTCTCTGCTGAG CTTCACACCCAGGCCCTCCAGACTCAGTGGCTGTCTGACACCTCTACAGCTGGAGTCCTCCAGCAATGGACTCCCTGGGCTCAGCAGATATTTTGAGCTGGCTATTTCTTCTGCGAGACGATCTTGTGTTTTCTCAGGAATTCCCCTGCAGAAGATCTCTGAGTACGAACCCATGCCCAGTGATgttgcctctgcccagctgcttACAAGACTGTTCCTTGGCCCCTCCAGGGCTAACAATCTGTTTATGTAA